AATAGCGCCGGCTAATCAAGCTCAGCCATCAATACCATTAATTTTTCTAACTGGTTACGCATTCCAATGATATCGTAGCCATAGTTGTTTGCTATCATGGCAAAAGTAAGCGTTCTGCCGCCTTTGGTTGTTACATATCCGGCATAGCTCCTTACACGCGACATATATCCGCTTTTTGCCCGCACATTTTTTTCTGCGGACGTTCCTTTGCATATTGAGCTAAGGGTTCCGGATTGTCCGGCCACGGGAAGTGAATTGTAAAAAGTGTCGAAGTTCATGGTATCTTTTCTATAAACCTGCAGCAGTTTCACCAGTTGTTTAACCGAAATGGCATCAAAGCGCGATACCCCGCTGCCATCCACCATATAAAAGCCACCGGTATTGATCCCGTTTTGTTTAAAGTATTCGTACACAATATTGACTCCGCCCGGTGTACTGCCATAACCGGTTTCCATAAGTGATAATGTGCGTAGTAAACTCTCTGCATAAAAATTCTGGCTTACATGATTCGTATGCCATATAATGCTGGCTAGCGGAGGAGAATGTGTATTATGGAATGAAACTCGTTCCTTATTTATTGTTTTGTTTTGCAAACGCAGCCTGCGCGTTGTGGTTGATGAGTCACGAACGGTAATGCCCTGTTTTTTCAGATAGAGGTAAAGCGTATGCGCGCAATAATGTGCCGGATCGGGTATCGCGCTTTGTGCGACAAGGTCCTGGTCGTTTGCAGCTATGGCCCCTTTAAGGTACCGCTCGTTCATATAAGGTGATCCGGATGCGTATGCATGATCTTTCACTCCGTTCTTATTTACACCAAGACAATT
This sequence is a window from Bacteroidota bacterium. Protein-coding genes within it:
- the dacB gene encoding D-alanyl-D-alanine carboxypeptidase/D-alanyl-D-alanine-endopeptidase, yielding MKKKVASIVVIVIGVSAIVGSIFLYQLQTAAPRKTTSSSSIKKTSSTDTKLLHDTTALEGLRYAVEKLLASDSMRHSAFGFYLSDPDSGKVILEFNSEQSLVPASVMKIITTGTCLNKLGANFHYTTRLQYDGTINKTTKVLEGNIYIKGSGDPTLGSPVFGESNEEKVLENWATAIKNQGVDSIYGAIVGDADVFDEDMIPAGWAWEDMQSDYGIGPCGLSFHENVFDINVKGNQTKPYFTVTQCIPGLSLINCLGVNKNGVKDHAYASGSPYMNERYLKGAIAANDQDLVAQSAIPDPAHYCAHTLYLYLKKQGITVRDSSTTTRRLRLQNKTINKERVSFHNTHSPPLASIIWHTNHVSQNFYAESLLRTLSLMETGYGSTPGGVNIVYEYFKQNGINTGGFYMVDGSGVSRFDAISVKQLVKLLQVYRKDTMNFDTFYNSLPVAGQSGTLSSICKGTSAEKNVRAKSGYMSRVRSYAGYVTTKGGRTLTFAMIANNYGYDIIGMRNQLEKLMVLMAELD